From a region of the Odoribacter splanchnicus DSM 20712 genome:
- a CDS encoding BF3164 family lipoprotein, with the protein MRNLFCLFLGVVLAIACTHKEFYSFTNEKNLEMISVKIDEILLADFMIKKGNYLFMISTRSDSMVYLYALPDLQYCKSFGIKGKGPGEFILPMFVEAPGNDVYIWGYSDVRLIRCFSVDSNAHITVKQDYHLDKYETFNFMHLIRDSICVYSLMPTQPLVKLYDLKNGKNMGELKIGSKNRVNSYLSDGDGVMAANDSVIIVAYHYKKQIDIYDVSTLKLKKRLIGDYRPQKLTDDFTENKYHYVDIVAGKKRFYALYRGCRNKDAKENSDILESFDYDGNPVIKYKFNDLSPDIFYVDDEAAVLYGYKSAYPDLMLKYELEERLPTYQVDIDEKQSFRSVCRN; encoded by the coding sequence ATGAGAAATCTGTTTTGTCTGTTTTTGGGTGTGGTGCTGGCCATAGCTTGTACGCATAAAGAGTTTTATTCTTTTACAAATGAGAAGAATTTAGAAATGATATCGGTTAAGATCGACGAGATTCTTTTGGCCGATTTTATGATAAAGAAAGGGAATTATTTGTTCATGATCAGTACCCGATCGGATTCTATGGTTTATTTGTATGCTTTACCTGATTTGCAGTACTGTAAAAGTTTTGGGATAAAAGGAAAAGGTCCCGGTGAGTTTATCTTGCCTATGTTTGTAGAAGCTCCGGGAAATGATGTTTATATATGGGGATATTCCGACGTTAGATTGATTCGTTGTTTTTCAGTAGATTCTAATGCACATATTACTGTAAAGCAAGATTATCATTTGGATAAATACGAAACTTTTAATTTTATGCATTTGATCCGGGATTCTATATGTGTATATAGTTTAATGCCTACACAGCCTTTGGTAAAATTATACGATTTGAAAAATGGGAAAAATATGGGGGAATTGAAAATTGGATCTAAAAATAGGGTAAATTCCTATTTGTCCGATGGAGATGGGGTGATGGCTGCCAATGATTCGGTGATTATTGTCGCTTATCATTATAAAAAGCAGATCGATATTTATGATGTCAGTACTTTGAAACTGAAAAAGCGATTGATCGGGGATTACCGCCCTCAAAAATTAACAGACGATTTTACAGAAAATAAATATCATTATGTAGATATAGTTGCCGGAAAGAAAAGATTCTATGCTCTATACCGGGGATGCAGAAATAAAGATGCCAAAGAAAATAGTGATATTCTGGAGTCTTTCGATTATGATGGAAATCCTGTTATTAAATATAAATTCAATGATTTAAGTCCCGATATTTTTTATGTAGATGATGAAGCTGCTGTTTTATATGGTTATAAGTCCGCATACCCGGACTTAATGCTAAAATATGAATTAGAAGAAAGACTTCCGACTTATCAGGTCGATATTGATGAAAAACAAAGCTTTCGTTCCGTGTGCCGAAACTGA
- a CDS encoding S41 family peptidase gives MRTFIFTFICFLIVSIGKAEEARLIRFPHINGKQIVFSYAGDLYTVSDQGGTARKLTSDIGYEMFPRISPDGKYIAFTGQYDGNTEVFVIPSAGGIPRRLTYTATLNRDDLGDRMGPNNIVIGWTPDSKHILFRTRQFTFNDFTGQLMTVPAEGGEAVEIPLKNGGFASYSPDGKKLAYNYVFREFRTWKRYQGGMADDIRIYDFDTHQSQKITDEIRQDIIPMWSADGNKIYFISDRDDIMNLYVYNLSDKTTRQLTFNKDYDIKFPALGGDQIVYEQGGILYKFDTRTEKASPIPVEIDNDQNWARPEWKDVSGQISRMDVAPNGERVVVAARGDIFTLPAKSGITYNLTNSSNANDRNPQWSPDGKWIAYISDKNGEFNIWLRDAFTGEEKMLTKDLKTYIFDLKWAPDSRSILWSEKKNTLNLTQVSDGKTEVIASSGVGPINSFNWSQDSRYITYIQPEKEMDNIIIYDRNSKEKHQMTDGWYNVSSPNFSKDGKYLVFVSARTFNPTYSSTEWNHVYNNMNKIYILPLTQDATIPFAPENDNPKAPQQTPPTRETKKSEATKEHPKNEYDYTNIANRIIELPVSAGNYHDLHMIGNQVYFNRYGNTSIYNLKDRKETDLNSRIIFGPGYEKAIAQSGRAFQVIDIPSAPVSVNHPISTSDLKKYIDYHQEWMQIYNESWRQMRDFFYAKNMHGVDWQGVYEKYKVLIPHVNHRTDLTYVIGEMIGELSVGHAYSANGEHPTPARIPMGLLGARFKKDPSGYFKVTKIIEGANWNEATRSPLTMPGVEVKEGHYILAINGKSLKETENLFSELIGKAGKTVELTVNTRPETAGARQVLVTPLSDESQLYYYNWVQNNIRKVSEATNGEVGYIHIPDMGVDGLNEFVKHYYPQLGKKALIIDDRGNGGGNVSPMITERLMRTPHFYTMHTNQTSGSVSPVGTFLGPKVLLVNEYSASDGDLFPYRFKFNKLGTVIGHRTWGGVVGYSGTIPVVDGGSIVTPSYAPFAADGSGFIIEGHGVDPDILLENDPYLEFNGEDQQLNKAIEVILEKLKTEKKEVPAIPEFPVK, from the coding sequence ATGAGAACTTTTATATTCACATTCATTTGTTTTCTGATCGTATCGATCGGCAAAGCAGAAGAAGCACGTTTAATCCGCTTTCCCCATATCAACGGTAAACAGATCGTTTTTTCGTATGCCGGCGATTTATACACGGTAAGCGATCAAGGAGGAACAGCCCGCAAATTAACTTCGGATATCGGATACGAAATGTTTCCACGTATTTCACCGGATGGAAAATACATTGCATTCACCGGGCAATACGACGGAAATACAGAAGTATTTGTGATCCCTTCGGCAGGTGGTATTCCCCGGCGTCTGACCTATACCGCAACCCTGAACCGGGATGATTTAGGCGACCGGATGGGCCCTAACAACATCGTCATCGGCTGGACCCCGGACAGCAAACATATCCTGTTCCGCACCCGGCAATTCACTTTCAACGACTTTACCGGACAATTAATGACTGTTCCCGCCGAGGGAGGAGAAGCTGTCGAAATCCCCCTCAAAAACGGAGGCTTCGCATCTTATTCCCCGGATGGGAAAAAACTGGCTTACAATTATGTATTCAGAGAATTCCGTACCTGGAAAAGATATCAGGGAGGTATGGCCGACGACATTCGGATTTATGATTTCGACACACACCAATCACAGAAAATAACAGACGAAATCCGCCAGGATATCATTCCCATGTGGTCCGCAGACGGGAATAAAATATACTTCATTTCCGACCGGGACGACATCATGAATCTCTATGTTTATAACTTATCGGATAAGACTACCCGCCAATTAACCTTCAACAAAGACTACGACATCAAATTCCCAGCCCTGGGAGGAGATCAGATCGTATATGAACAAGGCGGTATCCTCTATAAATTCGACACCCGGACCGAAAAGGCTTCCCCGATTCCTGTCGAGATCGATAACGACCAAAATTGGGCGCGACCGGAATGGAAGGATGTCAGCGGACAAATCAGCAGAATGGACGTTGCCCCCAACGGAGAACGGGTTGTCGTCGCCGCCCGGGGAGATATTTTCACCCTACCGGCAAAATCCGGTATTACCTATAATCTGACCAATTCCTCAAATGCCAACGACCGCAATCCGCAATGGTCGCCGGATGGAAAATGGATCGCCTATATCTCGGACAAAAACGGAGAATTCAATATCTGGCTGAGAGATGCTTTTACCGGAGAAGAAAAAATGCTGACGAAAGATTTGAAAACCTATATCTTCGATCTGAAATGGGCTCCCGATTCCCGCTCCATTCTTTGGAGTGAAAAAAAGAATACCCTTAATCTGACTCAGGTAAGCGATGGGAAAACCGAAGTTATCGCCAGTTCCGGTGTCGGACCGATCAACTCGTTCAACTGGTCACAAGATAGCCGGTATATCACCTACATCCAACCGGAAAAAGAGATGGATAACATCATCATTTATGACCGGAATAGCAAAGAAAAACATCAAATGACCGACGGTTGGTATAATGTCAGTTCACCGAATTTCAGTAAAGACGGTAAATACCTGGTTTTCGTATCTGCCCGTACCTTCAACCCGACCTACAGTAGTACGGAATGGAACCATGTGTACAACAATATGAATAAAATATACATTTTGCCTCTTACCCAAGATGCCACCATTCCCTTTGCTCCGGAAAACGACAATCCGAAAGCTCCCCAACAAACACCGCCCACCAGGGAGACCAAGAAATCCGAAGCAACGAAAGAGCATCCGAAAAATGAATACGACTATACGAATATCGCCAACCGGATTATCGAACTACCAGTCTCAGCAGGAAATTACCACGATCTGCATATGATCGGTAATCAGGTTTATTTCAACCGTTATGGTAATACCAGTATATATAACCTGAAAGACCGGAAGGAAACAGATCTGAATAGCCGGATCATTTTCGGTCCGGGTTATGAAAAAGCAATTGCACAATCAGGCAGGGCTTTTCAGGTTATCGACATCCCTAGTGCCCCGGTAAGTGTAAATCACCCGATTTCTACTTCGGACCTGAAAAAATACATCGACTATCATCAGGAATGGATGCAAATCTACAATGAAAGTTGGCGGCAAATGCGAGATTTCTTCTACGCTAAAAATATGCATGGAGTAGATTGGCAAGGAGTGTATGAAAAATACAAAGTCCTGATTCCTCATGTCAATCACCGGACAGACCTCACTTATGTCATCGGAGAAATGATCGGAGAACTGAGTGTCGGCCATGCTTATTCTGCCAACGGTGAACATCCGACACCCGCAAGAATCCCGATGGGCTTGTTAGGCGCCCGTTTCAAAAAAGATCCTTCGGGTTATTTTAAAGTGACCAAAATCATAGAAGGAGCCAACTGGAACGAAGCGACCCGTTCGCCCCTGACTATGCCCGGCGTGGAGGTAAAAGAAGGTCATTACATTTTGGCCATCAACGGCAAATCGCTGAAAGAAACCGAGAATCTCTTTAGCGAACTGATCGGCAAAGCTGGCAAAACGGTAGAACTCACAGTGAATACCCGGCCTGAAACAGCAGGAGCCCGCCAGGTATTAGTAACCCCACTCAGCGACGAATCGCAACTTTATTATTACAATTGGGTACAAAATAACATCAGGAAAGTGAGTGAAGCCACCAACGGAGAAGTAGGTTACATCCATATTCCGGACATGGGTGTCGACGGGCTGAACGAATTCGTCAAGCATTATTACCCGCAATTGGGTAAAAAAGCCCTGATCATCGACGATCGGGGCAATGGCGGTGGAAATGTATCTCCGATGATTACCGAGCGCCTGATGCGTACCCCTCATTTTTATACGATGCATACCAACCAGACTTCGGGTTCGGTAAGTCCGGTAGGCACTTTCCTCGGACCGAAAGTGTTATTGGTAAACGAATACTCGGCATCCGACGGAGACCTGTTCCCCTATCGTTTTAAATTCAATAAACTGGGTACGGTCATCGGCCACCGGACATGGGGAGGAGTAGTCGGTTACAGCGGCACCATTCCGGTAGTCGACGGAGGTTCTATCGTCACCCCCTCCTATGCTCCTTTTGCAGCTGACGGTAGCGGCTTTATCATCGAAGGTCACGGGGTAGATCCGGATATTCTGTTGGAAAACGATCCTTACCTGGAGTTCAACGGCGAAGACCAACAATTGAACAAAGCCATCGAAGTGATCCTGGAAAAACTGAAAACCGAAAAGAAAGAAGTCCCGGCAATACCGGAATTTCCCGTAAAATAA
- a CDS encoding head GIN domain-containing protein yields MKIYKRPGLLLLVFYLTISAVWGQKNVKGSGYVLTQQRETADFTSIEISRGIDVAIVRGEMEPITVEADDNLFSYIKTTVKNKVLKIYIPDSVNIVKYASMNVLISMPTLGSLKASNHSRIDAWPQIWNLRTIRLEATTGGQIRIRLKAEDIQAEARTSGILEIKGEAQNLQAILKTAARLEARELETQNADIQLSIGAKAEIQVNQRLTYDLYGHSRLVIKGNPQIENSHNHSGSRIIKEK; encoded by the coding sequence ATGAAAATTTATAAACGACCGGGATTATTACTTTTAGTTTTCTATCTGACTATTTCTGCTGTCTGGGGGCAGAAAAATGTAAAAGGTTCGGGATATGTCCTGACACAACAGCGTGAAACAGCAGATTTCACCAGTATCGAAATTTCCCGGGGAATCGATGTCGCTATCGTCCGGGGAGAAATGGAACCGATCACCGTAGAGGCTGACGATAACCTGTTTTCTTATATTAAAACTACGGTCAAAAACAAGGTATTAAAAATTTATATTCCGGACAGCGTAAATATCGTCAAATACGCTTCGATGAATGTATTGATCAGTATGCCGACCCTCGGGAGTCTGAAAGCCTCCAACCATTCCAGAATAGATGCCTGGCCTCAAATCTGGAACCTCCGGACAATCCGTCTGGAAGCAACAACCGGAGGCCAGATCCGGATCAGACTAAAAGCCGAAGATATTCAGGCAGAGGCACGCACCTCCGGAATCCTGGAGATCAAAGGAGAAGCCCAAAACTTACAAGCCATTTTGAAAACAGCAGCCCGTCTGGAAGCCCGGGAATTGGAAACTCAAAATGCGGACATCCAATTATCCATCGGAGCCAAAGCCGAGATACAAGTAAACCAACGGTTGACCTATGATTTATACGGGCATTCCCGCTTGGTTATAAAAGGGAATCCACAAATCGAAAATTCACATAATCATTCAGGAAGCAGAATCATAAAAGAAAAATAG
- a CDS encoding glutamine synthetase family protein, translated as MEGNTILNPNPLVKFLNKPQKEFTKADIIRYVTKNDIEMINFRYAGADGRLKTLNFIINSLEHLDSILTYGERVDGSSLFPYIQAGSSDLYVIPRYRTAFLNPFSDIPALDILCSYYTKDGKPLESAPEYTLRKAHEEFKKVTGMEFQAMGELEYYVISEKEDLFETPDQRGYHESMPFCKWANLRKEAMRAIAQAGGQIKYGHSEVGNFTIGNLQYEQNEIEFLPVDIEEAADQLVIAKWILRTLAYQYGVDLTFAPKITTGKAGSGLHIHTRLMKEGKNMYIENGQLTEAAKKAIAGILEIAPSLTAFGNTNPTSYFRLVPHQEAPTNICWGDRNRSVLVRVPLGWTQGANEMITDANPLEQAGHADLSTKQTIEFRCPDGSADVYLLLAGLAVAARHGFEMPDALPYAEERYVNVNIFDDAHKHIAERLSHLPTSCAESAECLANQRAIYEAQGVFSASLIDGMIDKLNSYHDKTLRQDISNHPENIQALVKKFINAG; from the coding sequence ATGGAAGGAAATACGATACTTAATCCCAATCCACTGGTGAAATTCTTGAATAAGCCTCAAAAAGAGTTCACCAAAGCGGATATTATTCGATATGTGACGAAAAACGATATTGAAATGATCAATTTTCGTTATGCCGGAGCAGACGGACGATTGAAAACACTGAACTTCATTATTAACAGCCTGGAACACCTGGATAGCATTCTGACCTATGGTGAACGGGTGGATGGATCCAGTTTATTTCCTTATATACAGGCCGGTTCAAGCGATTTATACGTGATACCCCGTTACCGGACTGCCTTTTTGAACCCTTTCAGTGATATTCCTGCACTAGACATTCTTTGCAGTTACTATACGAAAGACGGTAAACCTTTGGAGAGCGCTCCGGAGTATACCCTTCGCAAGGCACACGAAGAGTTTAAGAAAGTTACCGGTATGGAATTTCAGGCTATGGGGGAACTGGAATATTATGTCATCAGCGAGAAAGAAGACTTATTCGAGACACCGGATCAGCGAGGATACCATGAATCTATGCCTTTCTGCAAATGGGCCAATCTCCGAAAGGAAGCAATGCGTGCCATCGCACAAGCGGGAGGACAAATCAAATACGGCCATTCTGAAGTCGGGAATTTCACGATCGGTAACTTGCAATACGAACAGAATGAGATCGAATTTTTGCCGGTCGATATAGAAGAAGCTGCCGACCAGTTGGTTATCGCCAAATGGATACTCCGGACACTTGCTTATCAATATGGGGTAGACCTGACCTTCGCACCCAAGATCACGACAGGAAAAGCCGGAAGCGGATTACATATCCATACCCGTCTGATGAAAGAAGGAAAAAACATGTATATCGAAAACGGTCAACTTACGGAAGCGGCCAAAAAAGCTATTGCCGGTATCTTGGAAATAGCTCCTTCTTTGACAGCTTTCGGTAATACAAATCCGACATCTTATTTTCGTCTGGTACCGCATCAGGAAGCTCCGACCAATATCTGCTGGGGCGACCGTAACCGTTCGGTGCTGGTACGTGTACCTCTGGGTTGGACACAGGGAGCCAATGAAATGATCACCGATGCCAATCCTCTCGAGCAAGCAGGCCATGCAGACCTGAGTACTAAACAAACCATAGAATTTCGTTGTCCGGACGGATCGGCCGATGTGTATTTGTTATTAGCCGGACTTGCAGTAGCCGCACGGCATGGTTTCGAAATGCCCGATGCCCTCCCATATGCAGAGGAACGGTATGTCAATGTCAACATTTTCGACGATGCCCATAAGCATATAGCAGAACGATTGAGCCATCTACCGACTTCTTGTGCAGAATCGGCCGAATGCCTCGCTAACCAAAGAGCCATATATGAAGCTCAGGGCGTTTTCAGTGCCAGCTTAATCGATGGAATGATCGACAAACTAAATTCATATCACGATAAAACCTTACGGCAAGACATCAGTAACCATCCTGAAAATATTCAGGCACTGGTGAAGAAATTTATCAATGCCGGATAA
- a CDS encoding GNAT family N-acetyltransferase: protein MKIDVMVASVGHLKYVKVINDTIDEAAKARGTGIARRTDEYIADKINQGKAIIALNREEFVGFCYIESWGHEKFVANSGLIVKPSYRGMGVAKRIKKAAFDLSRKKFPHAKLFGLTTGEQVMRINTELGYVPVTFAKLTDDEQFWAGCKSCVNYDILLRTNMTKCLCTGMVYDPEVAAKREADKKLEEKKQSNRIVKLLKKVI, encoded by the coding sequence ATGAAAATAGATGTTATGGTTGCTTCGGTCGGGCATTTGAAGTATGTAAAAGTAATAAACGATACCATTGATGAGGCTGCAAAAGCCCGGGGGACGGGTATTGCACGAAGAACCGACGAATACATCGCCGATAAAATCAATCAGGGAAAAGCGATTATTGCTCTAAACCGGGAAGAGTTTGTAGGATTTTGTTATATCGAATCCTGGGGACATGAAAAGTTTGTGGCTAATTCAGGATTGATTGTAAAGCCGTCTTACCGGGGAATGGGAGTCGCTAAGCGGATCAAAAAAGCTGCTTTCGATTTGTCCAGAAAAAAGTTCCCCCATGCAAAATTATTCGGTTTGACGACCGGTGAACAAGTGATGCGTATCAATACCGAATTGGGATATGTACCGGTGACCTTTGCTAAACTGACGGACGACGAACAGTTTTGGGCGGGATGTAAATCCTGTGTCAATTATGATATCCTGCTCCGGACGAATATGACGAAATGCTTGTGTACCGGTATGGTGTACGATCCCGAAGTTGCTGCAAAAAGAGAAGCGGATAAAAAGCTGGAAGAGAAAAAACAAAGCAACAGGATTGTAAAATTGTTGAAAAAAGTGATTTAA